The Gemmatirosa kalamazoonensis nucleotide sequence CCACGGCGCGAGCACCTCCGCCGTCGCGTCGACGCCGACGCCGGCGCGGGCGGGCCAACCCTGAACGGAGGGTGCGGCCCATGCGTGCGAACGTGGATGTGAGACAGGCGCTCGAACTGCTCGCGAAGCTCGAGCCGGAGCTCGTCGCGCATGCCTCGACCTTCGCGGCGGACACGCCGTGGCGCGACGACGGGGAAGCGTTGGATCGTGCGCTGCTGTCCGGGCTCACGCGGCTGCGCGTCGAGGTCGGGCGCGCGACGTTCGTCTATCTGCGCTGGCACGCGGAGCGTGTCCACGCGTCGACCGTCACGGCACGCGCCGCTGGCGGCACGCCGGAGATGGGACGTGTGGTCTCCGACGCCGACGGTCGGCGGTGGACCGTCTGGGAGGTCGCGCCGAACGACCTGTTCGGGGGCGCCAGTCCGCGGTGGCTCGTGTTCCACTCGAGCGTCGAGCGCCGCCAGACGACCGACTATCCGCCCGACTGGCGCGTTCGGAGCGAGCAGGCGCTGTGCGAGCTCCTCATGCGCGCGGACGCGGCACGCGACCGGCGGTCGGAGGCACCCCGTGGCCGATGACGTGCCCGCCGTCGATGTCTCGGCGGCGATGCGGCGGGCGTCCGACTGGTCCGCGATGTCCGCCGCCGACCGCGCCGACCTCGCCACGGCGCTGCGACACGCCCGCGTCGCCCGCAACGCGCACGAGGAGTACCTCGCCTCGCGCACCGTCGGCGAGCGCCTGGCCGACCGCATCGCGTCGTTCGGCGGCTCGTGGACGTTCATCCTCCTCTTCTTCGCCTTCCTCCTCGCCTGGGCGCTGCTCAACACGGTGCTGCTGACGCGCCGGCAGGCGTTCGATCCGTACCCGTACATCTTCCTCAACCTCATGCTCTCCATGCTGGCCGCGCTCCAGGCGCCGGTCATCATGATGAGCCAGCATCGGCAGACGGATCGGGACCGCGTGGAGGCGCAGACCGACTACGAGGTGAACCTCAAGGCGGAGCTCGAGATCCGCGCGCTGCACGACAAGCTGGACGCGCTCCGCGAGGCGCAGTGGACCGCGCTCGTGGCGCTCCAGCACGAGCAGATCGAGCTGCTCCGCGGGATCGTGGCGCAGCGTGGCGCGGCGGTGCCTAACGCGGGAGACTAACGGAGGTGCCCAACGCAAGCGCCTAACGCAGGTGCCTAACGTTCGCGCCTGACGCGAGCGTCGGACGGCCCGTCCCTGCGTCACGGTGCCGCGCGGCGCTCCGGCTGGCCCGGGTACTGCGCGGGTAGCGACACGACGAACGTGCTTCCCTCGCCCGGCGCGCTGCGCGCCACGACGACGTCGCCGCCGAGGAGCCGCGCGAGCTGGCGGGCGACCGAGAGCCCCAGGCCGCTGCTGCCGTCGCTGTGCGTCGACGCCGGGTCGGCCTGCCAGAACGGGTCGAACACGTGTGCCTGGACCTCGGGCGGGATGCCGCATCCGGTGTCCGTCACCTCGATGACGAGGCGCACGGCGGCGTCACGGCCCTCCACCCGCAGCAGGACCACGACCTCGCCCTGGTCGGTGAACTTCACCGCGTTCGCCAGCAGGTTGACGAGGATCTGCCGCAGCTTGTGCGGGTCCGTGTACAGCTCGACCGGCTCGGCCGGGCCCTCGACCCGGAGCCGCAGCCCCTTGAGCTCCGCGAGCGGCCGCACGAGTACGAGCGACTGCTCCAGGACCGCGATCAGCCCCACGGATTCCGGCCGCACCACGGCCTCCCCGGCTTCGATCCGCGCATACCCGAGCAGCTCCTCGATCAGGCCTAACAGATGCTGGCCCGACGCGCGGACGCGCCCGAGGTGCTCCTGCTGGAGCGCGCTCACCGCGCCGTAGATGCCGTCGCCGATCAGCGCCGTGTAGCCCAGGATGGCGTTCATCGGCGTGCGGAGCTCGTGACTGATGGTCGCGACGAAATGCGCCTTCGACCGGTTCGCCAGCTCCGCGGCCTCGCGGGCGTGACGCTCGGTGTCGCGCAGGTGCGCGCGCATGATCGCCTGCGCGCACATCACGCCCAACGTGAGCACGAACGCGCGCTCGTCTTCGTCGAACGTGCGGGGCTCGGGCCACGCGAGCCCGAGCACGCCGCGCAGCTCGCCGTTCGCCCAGACGGGTACGACGGCCGCCGAGCCGGCGCCGGCCGCGGTCATGGCGGCCCCCCAGTCGGGGTAGGTCCGGAGCGCGGCCTCCGTCGGGAGGAACAGGGGTGCGCCCGTGCGTGCGACCTCTGCGAAGGGCACCGGCGCGTCGAGCGGTAGTTCGTGGAGCGCCGCGCGCACCTCGGCCGGCAGGCCGATCGCGTGCACCACGTGCAGCGTGGTGCCGACCGACATCACCG carries:
- a CDS encoding DUF1003 domain-containing protein produces the protein MPAVDVSAAMRRASDWSAMSAADRADLATALRHARVARNAHEEYLASRTVGERLADRIASFGGSWTFILLFFAFLLAWALLNTVLLTRRQAFDPYPYIFLNLMLSMLAALQAPVIMMSQHRQTDRDRVEAQTDYEVNLKAELEIRALHDKLDALREAQWTALVALQHEQIELLRGIVAQRGAAVPNAGD
- a CDS encoding sensor histidine kinase produces the protein MLGPSNDTPREVERAPAPPSGASVRLRALAALSGSLTDALHPKEAVDLVEQQALSALGATSAVVVTLGTFPPPLRSVLGAPVMSVGTTLHVVHAIGLPAEVRAALHELPLDAPVPFAEVARTGAPLFLPTEAALRTYPDWGAAMTAAGAGSAAVVPVWANGELRGVLGLAWPEPRTFDEDERAFVLTLGVMCAQAIMRAHLRDTERHAREAAELANRSKAHFVATISHELRTPMNAILGYTALIGDGIYGAVSALQQEHLGRVRASGQHLLGLIEELLGYARIEAGEAVVRPESVGLIAVLEQSLVLVRPLAELKGLRLRVEGPAEPVELYTDPHKLRQILVNLLANAVKFTDQGEVVVLLRVEGRDAAVRLVIEVTDTGCGIPPEVQAHVFDPFWQADPASTHSDGSSGLGLSVARQLARLLGGDVVVARSAPGEGSTFVVSLPAQYPGQPERRAAP